From one Rhodospirillaceae bacterium genomic stretch:
- a CDS encoding zinc-finger domain-containing protein, with protein sequence MDTEEPVYVQTRSVACDGGGGPLGHPNVYLKIGDTGDVVCPYCSAQFILSDDAEEAAGH encoded by the coding sequence ATGGATACAGAAGAACCCGTTTATGTACAAACACGGTCGGTTGCGTGCGATGGCGGCGGCGGTCCGCTGGGCCATCCCAACGTTTATCTAAAAATTGGCGACACGGGCGACGTCGTCTGCCCCTATTGCAGCGCGCAGTTTATCCTGAGCGATGATGCCGAAGAGGCGGCGGGCCACTGA
- a CDS encoding DNA polymerase I encodes MPKHVFLIDGSGFLFRAYHGLPPMSRADGTPVNAVFGFTKMLMKLVEDTDADHIAVVFDRARKTFRNEIYGEYKAHRPPPPDDLIPQFALVREATRALNIAEVGMEGYEADDLIATYARQAREIGAEVTIVSSDKDLMQLV; translated from the coding sequence ATCCCAAAACATGTCTTCCTGATCGACGGATCGGGATTTCTTTTCCGCGCCTATCACGGTTTGCCACCGATGTCGCGCGCCGATGGCACGCCGGTGAACGCTGTCTTTGGCTTCACCAAGATGTTGATGAAGCTGGTCGAAGATACGGATGCGGATCATATCGCGGTGGTCTTTGACCGCGCCCGAAAAACATTCCGCAACGAAATTTACGGTGAATACAAAGCCCATCGACCGCCACCGCCGGATGATTTAATCCCGCAGTTTGCATTGGTCCGCGAAGCCACCCGTGCACTTAATATTGCCGAGGTCGGTATGGAGGGATACGAGGCCGATGACCTGATCGCCACCTATGCCCGCCAGGCTCGGGAAATTGGGGCGGAGGTCACCATTGTTTCTTCGGATAAAGACCTGATGCAGCTGGTGG